A window of Chaetodon auriga isolate fChaAug3 chromosome 2, fChaAug3.hap1, whole genome shotgun sequence contains these coding sequences:
- the LOC143339506 gene encoding uncharacterized protein LOC143339506 — protein sequence MDGVLEEAAVWCVCKLVCSVLFLPSLADSHSPVSFCCCCLLIFTDFLVTAFLSFFCIFESWLTELNPLGDVIGLRFLLFLSHTYGVVLLLTTPLIAVETLTRLLWPHSVAHRTASQTVTDSDGHHRYVGEATVDEDEDEDEDEDEDEDEDEDDPDKGKRLSHVVSYLCCLSVWVVVALNVRWRWKLEEVWAAACLHTTNSLIRCLPNLFSPMSSTVSPCWVMAFLCLLLLLLTTSTGLHRLQWAHTQMARTERKKQGVDSNGDSCWQGLVPVLPEPSKSVNPGMSVSAAAQCVDPEKTESSCTVHRACSWNSVQMSVRHHGDFVLISPECLSAGQERERTKTGIPLTFIMEDHVDSLCRSRCGWRQWGFPCPGVNVMIGFVGVLSIFVLPLNLSVNIVLIRSIETLLELCIKSLISSAAHTSNTSTSPSETLA from the exons ATGGATGGCGTGTTGGAAGAAGCGGCGGTGTGGTGTGTATGTAAACTGGTCTGCAGTGTTCTCTTCTTGCCCTCATTGGCTGACTCCCATAGTCCTGtgagcttctgctgctgctgcctcctgatCTTCACCGACTTCCTGGTCACAG CTTTTCTGAGTTTCTTTTGCATCTTTGAGTCGTGGCTGACTGAGCTGAACCCACTCGGTGATGTCATTGGCCTGCGTTTCCTACTCTTTCTCAGCCACACATATGGTGTGGTGTTGCTCCTGACCACACCTCTGATTGCTGTGGAGACTCTGACCAGACTGCTGTGGCCTCACTCTGTCGCTCACAGGACAGCGAGTCAAACAGTGACGGACTCTGATGGACACCATCGTTATGTTGGGGAGGCAACTGTGgatgaggacgaggacgaggacgaggacgaggacgaggacgaggacgaggacgaggacgaccCAGACAAAGGAAAGAGGTTGTCTCATGTTGTCAGCTacctctgctgcctgtcagtGTGGGTTGTCGTCGCCCTCAATGTCAGGTGGCGATGGAAGCTGGAGGAAGTGTGGGCTGCTGCCTGCTTGCACACAACCAACTCCCTCATCAGGTGTTTGCCAAACCTCTTCAGCCCCATGTCGAGCACTGTGAGTCCCTGCTGGGTCATggccttcctctgcctcctcctgctcctcctgaccACGAGCACAGGTCTGCACAGACTACAATGGGCCCATACACAGATGgcaaggacagaaagaaagaaacagggaGTTGACAGTAACGGTGACAGTTGCTGGCAAGGCCTCGTTCCAGTGCTGCCTGAACCCTCCAAGTCTGTGAACCCTGGGATGTCGGTTTCAGCGGCAGCGCAGTGTGTTGacccagagaaaacagagagcagctgcacTGTTCACAGAGCGTGTTCCTGGAACAGCGTGCAGATGTCGGTGCGTCACCATGGAGACTTTGTCCTCATTTCCCctgagtgtttgtctgcaggacAGGAGCGCGAAAGGACAAAGACAGGTATACCGCTGACATTTATCATGGAGGACCATGTGGACTCGCTGTGCAGGAGCCGGTGTGGGTGGCGACAGTGGGGTTTTCCCTGCCCGGGGGTGAATGTAATGATAGGGTTTGTGGGTGTGCTTTCTATCTTTGTGCTACCTCTAAACCTCAGCGTGAACATTGTGCTGATCAGATCTATAGAGACTCTGCTGGAGCTGTGCATCAAATCATTAATTtcatctgcagcacacacaagcAACACATCGACCTCTCCCAGTGAAACGCTTGCGTAA